From Flavobacteriales bacterium, the proteins below share one genomic window:
- a CDS encoding DNA-binding response regulator: MLNFTKMLSVQKIKTVLVVEDELLIAQTISLYLQKKEYSVVKITTCFEDTVDFLKENKVDIVLIDIALEGEKSGIDLGKFINVEYQIPFVYVTAQQDDHFVSEAKRTKPRGYLTKPIRYQDLYTTLEMIEINSEEDILKISVDKKILELKKRDILFIQSDHVYINIQTTIRKKPFLLRGSLVNILAILDDSRFQQVHRSFIANIKKVESWSYNWLRISEFEIPIGRYKKNEILSVLRHSK, translated from the coding sequence ATGCTAAATTTTACCAAAATGTTGAGTGTACAAAAGATAAAGACTGTTCTTGTAGTAGAAGACGAGTTATTGATTGCGCAAACTATTTCATTATATCTGCAAAAGAAAGAATACTCTGTTGTTAAGATAACTACCTGTTTTGAGGATACAGTGGATTTTTTGAAAGAAAATAAAGTTGATATTGTCTTGATAGATATAGCATTAGAGGGAGAAAAATCAGGAATTGATTTAGGGAAGTTTATTAATGTGGAATATCAAATACCCTTTGTATATGTTACTGCACAACAAGATGACCATTTTGTTAGTGAGGCCAAAAGGACTAAACCGAGGGGTTACCTTACAAAACCTATAAGATACCAAGATCTCTATACAACCTTAGAGATGATTGAAATTAATTCGGAAGAAGATATATTGAAAATATCTGTAGATAAAAAGATCCTTGAATTAAAAAAAAGAGACATTTTATTCATCCAATCAGACCATGTTTATATTAATATACAAACCACTATTAGGAAAAAGCCATTTTTGTTAAGAGGGAGTCTTGTTAATATTCTTGCAATATTAGACGACTCACGTTTTCAGCAAGTTCATCGGTCTTTTATTGCAAACATAAAAAAGGTTGAAAGTTGGAGCTATAACTGGCTGCGAATATCAGAGTTCGAAATTCCCATTGGACGATATAAAAAAAATGAAATACTATCAGTTCTGAGACACTCAAAATAA